In Corynebacterium nuruki S6-4, the following proteins share a genomic window:
- the pks13 gene encoding polyketide synthase Pks13 (Pks13 is a key enzyme in mycolic acid biosynthesis.) — protein MSTTPASAPTTVPELRAWLRDWVVATTGAEASQITDDGLLEEFGLSSRDVVVLSGDLERLTGVTLDATVAYEHNTIASLASYVMTQVNGAGTPGAGTTPVTVAAGEGLTPEDRQIAVIGTAARFPGAESVAAMWTLFEQGRSGVGELPEGRWSEYAGDPEMTRRMAEAQLTGGYLADIAAFDAEFFGLSPVEAANMDPQQRILLQLAWEALEDAHIPANTLRGSRTGVFMGTTNNDYGMLISADPTAAHPYALTGNSSAVIANRLSYALDLRGPSVAMDTACSSSLVAVHQAVRSLREGESSVALAGGVNILANPFGTVAFSELGVLSPTGGIRAFSEDADGIVRSDGAGVLVLKRLSDARRDGDDIRAVIAGSAVNQDGRSNGLTAPNPEAQVAVLQDAYADARLNPAEVDYVEAHGTGTILGDPIEAGALGRVLGKGRDNASPLLLGSAKTNFGHSEAAAGVAGIIKVVEAMRHGVLPQSLNFTGPNPYIDFDRDHLEVIEDPREWPEYSGFPVAGVSGFGFGGTNAHVVLVAPEGAAPASATPGEDAAPRPALFDRTAVQDNGTELPHLLPVSGLLPSRRRTAAADLAAWLEEKGTTVDLAATARGLAGHNHGRSRGIVVARDAEAATAGMTRLADGKKGAGISVADSPDREGPVWVYSGFGSQHRKMGKELYTLSPLFAARIREIDEVVRFEAGWSLTDLILDDARTFDLESAQVGITAIQIALTDLLHAAGLRPAAVVGQSMGEIAAAYAAGGLTMADALRVACHRARLMGEGEHLLPEDKLGAMAVVELGVDQLEEFKVEHPEFAAVEPAVYAAPGMTTVGGPDKPVSDLVEYLDGEGKFARKMNVKGAGHTSMLDPILGELQAEICDIVPRPLHTPVYSTVDRGVVYRPGDVVHDADYFLRCTRQAVWFSDATGALFDEGHRTFVEISPNPVALMPMMNTAFAHDAGESSLMYLLKRKEPSGDTLLATLAELYARGGDADLAALEDPGAYADVPGVHWNLQHFWTEARPTGGAGAAGLPGARVALPDGRTAFSCPVGEVPSIAAAAEAAAEAVIPGAQVAAVETYAGLPGAGDAGDDGGAGGVTTLVTRSLGGLSVHVHVVAADGTSTLVGEAFAPTLPAGGAATSAGPAGAVAAAAPAATTDHATGHSAGHTAGNALPTVDEGGARWDPASGQSVADRLRDIVSESMGYDADDLPGELPLIDLGLDSLMGMRIKNRVEYDFDLPPLNVQELRDGSVDDVIASVERMVAAKDGAADDAVADTVADASDGTVSTAAPETAGSPAASGNDGEAEHQGVGVAPRDASERMVFGTWSGLTGAAPAGVTSPLPTIDEATATAIAGRLAERSGADITAEQVLAAETLEPLSDAVREVFETEVEGNIRVLRARPEGSTRPSVFMFHPAGGSSVVYEPLTRRLPADVPVYGVERLESSLDERAAAYAADVKKLAAGRPVVLGGWSFGGALAFEVAAVLENDPEVTVGHLELLDLVKPAHPAPDTVEETHARWDRYAAFAKKTYGIDLPVPHDLIDAQGEEALIGLMTGFLANTDASSHGLAAGVLEHQRASFVDTRILDTLDFARWADVTAPVTLYKSQGMHEGAIELEPAFAEIAEDGGWSGIVDDLEIVQLPGDHLGVPDEPAIGIVGAHIVEHLDSLS, from the coding sequence ATGTCGACCACGCCCGCTAGTGCCCCCACCACCGTCCCCGAGCTGCGCGCGTGGCTGCGTGACTGGGTGGTGGCCACCACCGGAGCGGAGGCCTCGCAGATCACCGATGACGGCCTGCTCGAGGAGTTCGGCCTGTCCAGCCGCGATGTCGTCGTGCTCTCCGGCGACCTGGAACGGCTCACCGGCGTGACGCTGGACGCCACGGTGGCCTACGAGCACAACACCATCGCCTCCCTCGCCTCCTATGTCATGACACAGGTCAACGGGGCCGGTACCCCCGGGGCGGGCACCACCCCCGTCACCGTCGCCGCGGGGGAGGGGCTGACCCCGGAGGACCGGCAGATCGCCGTCATCGGCACGGCCGCCCGCTTCCCGGGCGCCGAATCCGTCGCCGCCATGTGGACCCTGTTCGAGCAGGGCCGCAGCGGCGTCGGCGAGCTGCCGGAGGGCCGCTGGAGCGAGTACGCCGGCGACCCGGAGATGACCCGCCGCATGGCGGAAGCCCAGCTCACCGGCGGCTACCTCGCCGACATCGCCGCCTTCGACGCGGAATTCTTCGGCCTGTCCCCGGTGGAGGCCGCCAACATGGACCCGCAGCAGCGGATCCTGCTGCAGCTGGCGTGGGAGGCCCTGGAGGACGCCCACATCCCCGCCAACACCCTGCGCGGCAGCCGCACCGGCGTGTTCATGGGCACCACGAACAACGACTACGGCATGCTCATCAGCGCGGACCCCACCGCCGCGCACCCCTACGCGCTGACCGGCAACTCCAGCGCCGTCATCGCCAACCGGCTGTCCTACGCCCTCGACCTGCGCGGCCCCTCGGTCGCCATGGACACGGCCTGCTCCTCCTCACTCGTGGCGGTGCACCAGGCGGTGCGCTCCCTGCGGGAGGGCGAGTCCTCCGTCGCCCTGGCCGGCGGCGTGAACATCCTCGCCAACCCCTTCGGCACCGTCGCCTTCTCCGAGCTGGGCGTGCTCAGCCCCACCGGCGGTATCCGCGCCTTCTCGGAGGACGCCGACGGCATCGTCCGCTCCGACGGGGCGGGCGTGCTCGTGCTCAAGCGGTTGTCGGACGCCCGCCGCGACGGTGACGACATCCGCGCCGTCATCGCCGGCTCCGCGGTGAATCAGGACGGCCGCTCCAACGGACTCACCGCCCCGAACCCGGAGGCACAGGTCGCGGTCCTGCAGGACGCCTACGCCGACGCCCGCCTCAACCCCGCCGAGGTCGACTACGTCGAGGCCCACGGCACCGGCACCATCCTCGGCGACCCGATCGAGGCCGGTGCACTCGGCCGGGTGCTCGGTAAAGGCCGCGACAATGCGTCCCCGCTGCTGCTCGGCTCCGCGAAGACGAACTTCGGTCACAGCGAGGCCGCCGCGGGCGTCGCCGGGATCATCAAGGTCGTCGAGGCCATGCGCCACGGGGTGCTGCCGCAGTCGCTGAACTTCACCGGCCCGAACCCCTACATCGACTTCGACCGTGACCACCTGGAGGTCATCGAGGACCCGCGCGAGTGGCCCGAGTACTCCGGCTTCCCGGTCGCCGGGGTCTCCGGCTTCGGCTTCGGCGGCACCAACGCCCACGTCGTCCTCGTCGCCCCGGAGGGTGCGGCACCGGCCTCCGCCACCCCGGGCGAGGACGCCGCCCCGCGGCCCGCCCTGTTCGACCGCACCGCGGTCCAGGACAACGGCACGGAACTGCCACACCTGCTGCCGGTCTCCGGCCTGCTGCCGTCACGCCGCCGCACCGCCGCCGCCGACCTCGCCGCCTGGCTGGAGGAGAAGGGCACGACGGTGGACCTCGCCGCCACCGCCCGCGGCCTCGCCGGCCACAACCACGGCCGCTCCCGCGGCATCGTCGTCGCCCGCGATGCCGAGGCCGCCACCGCCGGCATGACCCGGCTCGCCGACGGGAAGAAGGGCGCCGGCATCTCCGTCGCCGACAGTCCCGACCGCGAGGGCCCGGTGTGGGTCTACTCCGGGTTCGGCTCCCAGCACCGCAAGATGGGCAAGGAGCTCTACACCCTCTCGCCGCTGTTCGCCGCCCGGATCCGTGAGATCGACGAGGTCGTGCGCTTCGAGGCCGGCTGGTCGCTCACCGACCTCATCCTCGACGACGCACGGACCTTCGACCTGGAATCCGCCCAGGTGGGCATCACCGCCATCCAGATCGCCCTGACCGACCTGCTGCACGCCGCGGGGCTGCGTCCGGCCGCCGTCGTCGGCCAGTCCATGGGCGAGATCGCCGCCGCCTACGCCGCGGGCGGACTGACCATGGCGGACGCCCTGCGCGTCGCCTGCCACCGCGCCCGCCTCATGGGCGAGGGCGAGCACCTGCTGCCCGAGGACAAGCTCGGTGCGATGGCCGTCGTCGAACTCGGCGTGGACCAGCTCGAGGAGTTCAAGGTCGAGCACCCCGAATTCGCCGCCGTGGAGCCGGCGGTCTACGCCGCGCCGGGCATGACCACTGTCGGCGGGCCGGACAAGCCGGTCAGCGACCTGGTGGAGTACCTCGACGGGGAGGGCAAGTTCGCCCGCAAGATGAACGTCAAGGGTGCCGGGCACACCAGCATGCTCGACCCGATCCTCGGCGAACTGCAGGCTGAGATCTGCGACATCGTCCCGCGCCCGCTGCACACCCCCGTGTACAGCACCGTCGACCGCGGCGTGGTCTACCGGCCCGGCGATGTGGTGCATGACGCGGACTACTTCCTGCGCTGCACCCGGCAGGCCGTCTGGTTCTCGGACGCCACCGGTGCGCTGTTCGACGAGGGGCACCGCACCTTCGTCGAGATCTCGCCGAACCCGGTCGCGCTGATGCCGATGATGAACACGGCCTTCGCCCACGACGCCGGGGAATCCAGCCTGATGTACCTGCTCAAGCGCAAGGAGCCCAGCGGGGACACGCTGCTGGCCACCCTCGCCGAGCTGTACGCCCGGGGCGGGGATGCCGATCTCGCCGCCCTCGAGGATCCGGGCGCGTACGCCGACGTGCCGGGGGTGCACTGGAACCTGCAGCACTTCTGGACCGAGGCCCGGCCCACCGGTGGCGCCGGGGCCGCGGGACTGCCCGGGGCACGGGTCGCCCTGCCCGACGGGCGGACCGCCTTCTCCTGCCCGGTCGGCGAGGTGCCGAGTATCGCCGCCGCCGCCGAGGCCGCGGCGGAGGCCGTCATCCCCGGGGCGCAGGTCGCCGCGGTGGAGACCTACGCCGGCCTGCCCGGTGCCGGTGACGCCGGTGACGACGGTGGTGCCGGTGGGGTCACCACGCTGGTGACCCGCTCGCTCGGCGGCCTGTCGGTACACGTCCACGTCGTGGCCGCGGACGGGACCTCCACGCTGGTGGGGGAGGCTTTCGCGCCGACCCTGCCGGCCGGCGGTGCTGCGACGTCCGCGGGCCCGGCCGGGGCGGTGGCCGCTGCGGCTCCGGCGGCCACGACCGACCACGCCACCGGTCACAGCGCCGGCCACACTGCCGGCAACGCCCTGCCGACGGTCGACGAGGGCGGGGCACGCTGGGATCCGGCGTCCGGCCAGAGCGTCGCCGACCGGCTGCGGGACATCGTCTCCGAGTCGATGGGCTATGACGCGGACGACCTGCCCGGTGAACTGCCGCTGATCGACCTCGGCCTGGACTCGCTGATGGGTATGCGCATCAAGAACCGGGTGGAGTACGACTTCGACCTGCCGCCGCTCAACGTCCAGGAGCTGCGCGACGGCTCCGTCGACGATGTCATCGCCTCGGTCGAGCGCATGGTCGCGGCGAAGGACGGTGCGGCCGATGATGCCGTCGCTGACACTGTCGCTGACGCGTCCGACGGGACGGTGTCCACGGCTGCGCCGGAGACCGCCGGGTCGCCCGCGGCGTCCGGTAACGACGGCGAGGCCGAGCACCAGGGCGTGGGCGTGGCCCCGCGCGACGCCTCCGAGCGCATGGTCTTCGGCACGTGGTCCGGGCTCACCGGCGCCGCACCCGCCGGTGTGACCAGCCCGCTGCCCACCATCGACGAGGCCACCGCCACCGCCATCGCCGGGCGGCTCGCCGAACGCTCCGGTGCGGACATCACCGCCGAGCAGGTGCTCGCCGCGGAGACCCTCGAACCGCTGTCGGACGCCGTCCGTGAGGTCTTCGAGACCGAGGTCGAGGGCAACATCCGCGTGCTGCGCGCCCGGCCGGAGGGCTCCACCCGGCCCTCGGTGTTCATGTTCCACCCGGCCGGCGGGTCGAGCGTGGTCTACGAACCGCTGACCCGCCGCCTGCCCGCCGACGTGCCGGTCTACGGTGTGGAACGGCTGGAGAGCAGCCTCGACGAGCGCGCCGCCGCCTATGCCGCGGACGTGAAGAAGCTCGCGGCGGGGCGTCCGGTCGTGCTCGGCGGATGGAGCTTCGGCGGGGCGCTGGCCTTCGAGGTCGCCGCCGTGCTGGAGAACGACCCCGAGGTGACCGTCGGCCACCTGGAACTGCTCGACCTCGTCAAGCCGGCGCACCCGGCACCGGACACGGTCGAGGAGACGCACGCCCGCTGGGACCGCTACGCCGCCTTCGCGAAGAAGACCTACGGCATCGACCTGCCGGTCCCGCACGATCTCATCGACGCGCAGGGTGAGGAGGCGCTCATCGGCCTGATGACCGGGTTCCTCGCGAACACGGACGCCTCCTCGCACGGCCTCGCCGCCGGCGTGCTCGAGCACCAGCGCGCCAGCTTCGTGGACACCCGCATCCTCGACACCCTCGACTTCGCCCGCTGGGCGGACGTCACCGCACCGGTGACGCTCTACAAGTCGCAGGGCATGCACGAGGGCGCGATCGAACTGGAGCCGGCCTTCGCGGAGATCGCCGAGGACGGCGGCTGGTCCGGCATCGTCGACGACCTGGAGATCGTGCAGCTGCCCGGCGACCACCTGGGTGTGCCGGACGAGCCGGCGATCGGGATCGTCGGGGCGCACATCGTCGAGCACCTTGACAGCCTCAGCTAG
- a CDS encoding acyl-CoA carboxylase subunit beta — MSRKTTGTPDNPVFGDEAALADRYAPGTGRSVAEKLADLNARLEEAQDPGSERARAKRDAAGHTTPRQRIDELLDEGTFTEIGALGRTPGDPSAPYGDGVVTGYGKVNGRPVAVYAHDKTVYGGSVGETFGNKVCEVMDMATRIGCPVIGINDSGGARIQDAVMSLAMYSEISRRQLPLSGQSPQISILLGNCAGGAVYAPATTDFIIGVEEQTTMFVTGPAIIESVTGEKVDMQELGGARAQAANGNLSYVASDEDDAFEYAKDLLDHLPSSAFEPTPAFYFPSDEPEDRDSELVDIVPDDPNVGYDMIEVLGRLFDDEQFLEVQGDYGQNIITGFARIDGRSVGVVANQPMVLAGCIDADAADKATRFIRICDAYNVPLVFVVDTPGYLPGTDQEKVGLIHRGASLGFAMVESTVPKMTVIIRKAFGGAYAVMGSKNLGADINLAWPTAQIAVMGAEGAAVMMQGRQLAAMPEEQRPAAKKMFMDFYNANMTSPYVAAERGYIDAIVDPAETRVKLRRALRLLRDKHVPEQPKKHTIMPM; from the coding sequence ATGAGCCGGAAGACCACCGGAACCCCCGACAACCCCGTCTTCGGCGACGAGGCGGCCCTCGCCGACCGCTACGCCCCCGGGACCGGCCGCTCGGTCGCGGAGAAGCTCGCGGACCTCAACGCCCGGCTGGAGGAGGCGCAGGACCCCGGCAGCGAGCGGGCGCGGGCCAAACGCGACGCCGCCGGCCACACCACCCCGCGCCAGCGCATCGACGAACTGCTCGACGAGGGCACGTTCACCGAGATCGGTGCGCTGGGCCGCACCCCGGGTGACCCGTCGGCGCCGTACGGCGACGGTGTGGTCACCGGCTACGGCAAGGTCAACGGCCGGCCGGTCGCCGTCTACGCCCACGACAAGACCGTCTACGGCGGTTCGGTGGGCGAGACGTTCGGCAACAAGGTGTGCGAGGTCATGGACATGGCCACCCGCATCGGCTGCCCGGTCATCGGCATCAACGATTCCGGCGGCGCGCGGATCCAGGACGCGGTGATGAGCCTGGCGATGTATTCGGAGATCTCGCGGCGTCAGCTGCCGCTGTCGGGGCAGTCGCCGCAGATCTCGATCCTGCTGGGCAACTGTGCCGGCGGAGCGGTCTACGCCCCGGCCACGACCGACTTCATCATCGGCGTGGAGGAGCAGACGACCATGTTCGTCACCGGCCCGGCGATCATCGAGTCCGTCACCGGCGAGAAGGTCGACATGCAGGAGCTCGGCGGCGCCCGCGCACAGGCCGCCAACGGCAACCTCAGCTACGTCGCCTCCGACGAGGACGACGCCTTCGAGTACGCCAAGGACCTGCTCGACCACCTGCCCTCCAGCGCGTTCGAGCCCACCCCGGCGTTCTACTTCCCCTCCGATGAGCCGGAGGACCGGGATTCGGAGCTCGTCGACATCGTGCCGGACGACCCGAACGTCGGCTACGACATGATCGAGGTCCTCGGCCGGCTCTTCGACGACGAGCAGTTCCTCGAGGTGCAGGGCGACTACGGGCAGAACATCATCACCGGCTTCGCCCGGATCGACGGCCGGTCGGTCGGCGTGGTGGCCAACCAGCCGATGGTCCTCGCCGGCTGCATCGACGCGGACGCCGCGGACAAGGCAACCCGGTTCATCCGCATCTGCGACGCCTACAACGTGCCGCTCGTCTTCGTCGTGGACACGCCCGGCTACCTGCCCGGCACCGACCAGGAGAAGGTCGGGCTGATCCACCGTGGGGCGTCGCTGGGCTTCGCGATGGTGGAATCCACCGTGCCGAAGATGACGGTCATCATCCGCAAGGCCTTCGGTGGTGCGTACGCCGTGATGGGGTCGAAGAACCTCGGCGCGGACATCAACCTGGCGTGGCCGACCGCGCAGATCGCCGTGATGGGTGCCGAGGGTGCCGCGGTGATGATGCAGGGCCGGCAGCTCGCGGCGATGCCGGAGGAGCAGCGGCCGGCGGCGAAGAAGATGTTCATGGACTTCTACAACGCCAACATGACCAGCCCCTACGTCGCCGCGGAGCGCGGCTACATTGACGCGATCGTGGACCCGGCGGAGACCCGGGTGAAGCTGCGCCGGGCGCTGCGCCTGCTGCGCGACAAGCACGTGCCGGAGCAGCCGAAGAAGCACACGATCATGCCGATGTAG
- a CDS encoding CRISPR-associated helicase/endonuclease Cas3 encodes MENNAQDGLSLDVFWAKFGNGENGALSLRQHLTDVSGVIVPVSRVLLSESRRTELGERCGATDLDTVLRFAGWAHDVGKASPFFQAKVPSLHEHVLQHGYSAMTVSNTDMRALPHSLISAYTVQEWLKTRCTRRPALSALNGWFEVLGGHHGIFPPVWQKPDGLVSEISEHPEWLDARLRLLDAGAEHLGITAADIDGLGRLTWSVPEQAVVTGLLIAADWVGSNENNFPYDCDATTDQEQRAADGRAAMDLGGRWIPSPVDPAGFAARFGLPTGAVMRPVQRAVVETARSIDGPGLILVEDATGGGKTEAALMAADVWADRLGLDGIYFGQPTRVTSDAMFSRVMTWLKGEVSGGEVSTVLAHGKAEFNDDYRSLFWNSAPANVYDTGNVDVDRGPSPEANAWFRGRKTGMLASVVVGTIDQLLFAALRSRHVVLRHLGLVGKVVILDEVHAADDFMSVYLVRILEWLGMYGVPVIALSATLPPERKSALLSAYARGATDYGTEEVELEETDDYPRITWTDGAASGTVTPDPGDRSRSTHVEFLPGDLEETAAAIIDAAETGGCIAAICNTVTRAQRLFELLDGRVEGLTLLHSRFLADHRASLETELVDVLGRNGEGARGRGRVVVSTQIIEQGLDLDFDLMYSDIAPVDLLIQRMGRLHRHDFAPGVRPADKAEARFVITGCNEFDSTTAPEFPRGIEAVYRRSRLLRAVWTLRGHLGTHGGTVESPKDVAALVSAAYDEAMDHPAAWETVWQDAEAGERKYRTRQQEEAGRFCLPDPESGSLSDWTTVVTSDTEVRGLAQVRDADESVEVIVVQRRGDTIYALPHVRELAGKPLDGMLELDPGDARRLAQCSVRLPAWVAASEAQLLELEKDGQESWQASPWLKGVLPLVLDESFQRRLGDWHITYERQRGLLCERVKR; translated from the coding sequence ATGGAAAATAATGCTCAGGACGGTCTGAGCCTTGACGTCTTCTGGGCGAAGTTCGGGAACGGGGAGAACGGGGCGCTCTCCCTGCGTCAGCATCTGACCGATGTCAGTGGTGTGATCGTCCCGGTCTCCCGGGTTCTTCTGTCGGAGTCCCGGCGGACGGAGCTGGGGGAGCGGTGTGGCGCCACCGATCTCGATACGGTCCTCAGATTTGCGGGCTGGGCACATGACGTCGGCAAGGCGTCCCCGTTCTTCCAGGCGAAAGTGCCGTCGCTCCACGAGCATGTCCTGCAGCACGGCTACTCCGCGATGACGGTCAGCAATACGGACATGCGGGCATTGCCGCATTCACTGATCAGCGCATACACGGTGCAGGAGTGGCTGAAGACCCGGTGTACACGGCGTCCTGCGCTTAGTGCGCTGAACGGCTGGTTCGAGGTTCTCGGCGGTCATCACGGCATCTTCCCGCCGGTGTGGCAGAAGCCCGACGGACTCGTTTCGGAGATCAGCGAGCACCCTGAGTGGCTGGATGCCCGGCTGCGCCTGCTGGACGCCGGGGCAGAGCATCTCGGAATTACGGCAGCGGACATCGACGGACTCGGGCGCCTCACCTGGTCAGTCCCGGAACAGGCCGTGGTCACCGGCCTGCTCATCGCCGCCGACTGGGTCGGATCGAACGAGAACAACTTTCCCTATGACTGTGATGCGACCACCGACCAGGAACAACGTGCCGCCGACGGGCGTGCGGCGATGGACCTGGGGGGACGGTGGATCCCCTCTCCGGTTGATCCGGCAGGTTTCGCCGCCCGGTTCGGACTGCCCACCGGTGCAGTCATGCGGCCGGTCCAACGTGCCGTCGTGGAGACCGCCCGGAGTATCGACGGGCCGGGTCTGATCCTGGTTGAGGACGCCACCGGCGGCGGAAAGACCGAGGCCGCGCTCATGGCGGCCGATGTCTGGGCGGACCGCCTCGGGCTCGACGGCATCTACTTCGGTCAGCCCACCCGGGTCACCTCGGACGCGATGTTCTCCCGCGTCATGACCTGGTTGAAAGGCGAAGTATCGGGCGGCGAGGTCTCGACCGTTCTCGCCCACGGCAAAGCCGAGTTCAACGACGACTACCGGTCCCTGTTCTGGAACTCCGCCCCGGCCAACGTGTACGACACCGGGAACGTGGACGTCGACCGCGGCCCCTCCCCGGAAGCCAACGCCTGGTTCCGCGGGCGTAAGACCGGCATGCTTGCCTCGGTCGTTGTCGGAACCATCGATCAGCTGCTGTTCGCAGCCCTGCGTTCCCGACATGTCGTGCTGCGTCACCTCGGCCTGGTCGGCAAAGTCGTCATCCTCGACGAGGTTCACGCCGCCGACGACTTCATGTCGGTCTATCTCGTCCGGATCCTCGAGTGGCTCGGCATGTACGGCGTACCGGTGATCGCTCTCTCTGCGACTCTTCCGCCGGAGCGAAAGTCCGCACTGCTCTCCGCCTACGCCCGTGGGGCGACCGATTACGGGACCGAGGAGGTCGAGCTCGAGGAGACCGACGATTACCCGCGTATCACCTGGACCGACGGTGCGGCGTCCGGAACGGTCACCCCGGATCCCGGTGACCGGTCCCGGAGTACACACGTCGAGTTCCTGCCGGGTGATCTCGAGGAGACCGCGGCGGCCATCATCGATGCTGCTGAGACGGGCGGCTGTATCGCCGCCATCTGCAACACAGTGACCCGTGCCCAACGCCTGTTCGAGCTGCTCGACGGCCGGGTCGAGGGCCTGACTCTGCTGCACTCCCGCTTCCTTGCCGACCATCGGGCCTCGTTGGAGACCGAGCTGGTCGACGTCCTGGGCAGAAACGGTGAGGGGGCCCGTGGCCGTGGCCGTGTGGTGGTCTCGACCCAGATCATCGAGCAGGGACTCGATCTGGACTTCGACCTCATGTACAGCGATATCGCCCCGGTCGACCTGCTGATCCAGCGGATGGGCAGGCTCCACCGGCATGATTTCGCGCCGGGTGTCCGGCCGGCGGATAAAGCAGAAGCCCGCTTCGTGATCACCGGGTGCAACGAATTCGACAGCACGACGGCTCCCGAGTTTCCCCGCGGGATCGAGGCGGTCTACCGCCGGTCGCGACTGCTCCGGGCCGTCTGGACACTGCGCGGGCATCTGGGTACGCACGGCGGAACGGTCGAATCCCCGAAGGACGTGGCGGCCCTGGTGTCGGCCGCCTACGACGAAGCGATGGACCATCCCGCGGCATGGGAAACGGTGTGGCAGGACGCCGAGGCCGGGGAACGGAAGTACCGGACCCGCCAGCAGGAAGAGGCCGGCAGATTCTGTCTTCCCGATCCGGAGAGTGGCAGTCTCAGTGACTGGACCACGGTGGTGACCTCGGATACCGAGGTCAGGGGGCTGGCGCAGGTCCGTGACGCCGATGAGAGTGTGGAGGTGATCGTCGTGCAGCGTCGCGGTGACACGATCTACGCTCTGCCGCACGTCCGGGAACTGGCGGGAAAGCCGCTCGACGGAATGTTGGAGCTGGACCCCGGGGATGCGAGGCGACTGGCCCAGTGTTCGGTGCGGCTCCCTGCCTGGGTGGCTGCATCTGAGGCGCAGCTTCTGGAGCTGGAAAAGGACGGACAGGAATCCTGGCAGGCCTCGCCGTGGCTGAAAGGGGTACTCCCGCTCGTCTTGGATGAGTCGTTCCAGCGACGGCTCGGAGACTGGCACATCACGTACGAACGGCAGCGTGGGCTGCTCTGCGAGCGGGTGAAGCGGTGA
- the casA gene encoding type I-E CRISPR-associated protein Cse1/CasA translates to MGVKTFGIGEARLRAIELKFLMKMQIDIKKGEVLMDSYNLLDRSWIPVVDHEGHETSVGIRELLARPADFRGLAAPLGTVSFAIMRVLLAVLYRSWDSKKWRRSERAVEHWLEKWDQESLLDPEVEDYLSTWENRFDLRDKEHPFFQVAGLHTAKGEWKPLEIIFPDVGDEGDLFSMRDRLASVDAAEAAQAVVHCMAFDFSGIKPGADGDKRVKGGKGYPIGIGWCGWLGGTVIEGKNLRETLLLNYIPLRPGAGTEDRPLWEMEDIGPAARDGLTAPGPVELLTWPQRRILLHWDGDRVTGVLVTNGDAVDYTTQNSVETMSPWRFSEPQTKKAKAIRYMPQSLSVGKTMWRSLGGLFPNSAPEMTALKLSGEKLSLPKTEPAKNIDWVSTLIGQGALDSDRGLRVHMVSMEYGAQNSSFAGVAEDALTVRSAFLDAGSDALRAVARQAVQRADDVARLLWIFARNTAFAVSGNADEADTEGIQAAFYQQVDHRFRGWLRELGPDSRRDDVLADWSVVLRTTATGLAKDLLSAQGPDVWAGRWDGTYRITGAVAVERLRRGLRDCLGTDPRSTTSENGESK, encoded by the coding sequence ATGGGGGTAAAAACCTTCGGAATCGGTGAAGCTCGACTGCGGGCTATAGAATTAAAATTTCTTATGAAAATGCAAATCGATATAAAGAAAGGAGAGGTACTGATGGACAGTTATAACCTGCTGGATCGGTCCTGGATTCCGGTTGTCGACCACGAGGGGCACGAGACCAGTGTCGGCATCCGGGAACTGCTCGCCCGGCCAGCAGATTTCCGTGGTCTGGCAGCCCCGCTCGGTACGGTGAGCTTCGCCATCATGCGCGTTCTGCTGGCGGTTCTGTACCGGTCATGGGACTCGAAGAAGTGGCGGCGGAGCGAGAGAGCCGTGGAGCACTGGCTGGAGAAGTGGGACCAGGAAAGTCTGCTGGACCCTGAGGTGGAGGACTACCTGTCGACCTGGGAGAACAGGTTCGACCTCCGGGACAAGGAACATCCGTTCTTCCAGGTCGCGGGACTGCATACGGCGAAGGGTGAGTGGAAGCCGCTGGAGATCATCTTCCCGGATGTCGGTGATGAGGGCGACCTCTTCTCGATGCGGGACAGGCTGGCATCGGTGGATGCCGCGGAAGCGGCCCAGGCAGTGGTCCACTGCATGGCCTTCGACTTCTCCGGGATCAAGCCTGGCGCTGACGGGGACAAACGGGTCAAAGGTGGAAAAGGCTATCCGATCGGCATCGGCTGGTGCGGATGGTTGGGTGGGACGGTCATCGAAGGGAAAAACCTCCGCGAAACCCTGCTGCTGAACTACATCCCCCTCCGTCCGGGTGCGGGCACCGAAGACCGCCCGCTCTGGGAGATGGAGGACATCGGGCCGGCAGCGAGGGACGGTCTCACCGCGCCGGGGCCTGTCGAACTGCTGACCTGGCCGCAGCGCAGGATTCTCCTGCACTGGGACGGCGACCGGGTCACTGGTGTACTGGTCACGAACGGTGACGCGGTCGACTACACCACCCAGAACAGTGTGGAGACCATGTCCCCGTGGCGGTTCAGCGAACCGCAGACGAAGAAAGCGAAGGCGATCCGGTACATGCCGCAGTCGCTGTCAGTGGGAAAGACCATGTGGCGTTCGCTCGGCGGGCTCTTCCCCAACAGTGCCCCGGAGATGACCGCGCTGAAACTGTCCGGAGAAAAACTCTCCCTGCCGAAGACCGAACCGGCGAAGAACATCGACTGGGTGAGCACTCTGATCGGACAGGGCGCGCTGGATTCCGACCGCGGGCTCCGGGTCCACATGGTCTCCATGGAGTACGGAGCACAGAATTCCAGCTTTGCCGGAGTAGCAGAGGATGCCTTGACCGTGCGGTCAGCGTTCCTCGACGCCGGCAGTGATGCCCTGCGCGCCGTCGCCCGTCAGGCGGTCCAGCGGGCGGATGACGTGGCCCGGTTGCTGTGGATCTTCGCGCGCAATACCGCGTTCGCCGTCAGCGGGAATGCGGATGAGGCAGATACCGAGGGAATCCAGGCCGCCTTCTACCAGCAGGTGGACCACCGGTTCCGGGGCTGGCTGCGGGAACTCGGTCCGGACAGCCGTCGTGATGATGTGTTGGCTGACTGGTCGGTGGTTCTGCGGACAACAGCTACCGGACTGGCGAAGGACCTGTTGTCCGCGCAGGGGCCGGATGTATGGGCCGGTCGGTGGGACGGCACCTACCGCATCACCGGGGCCGTCGCCGTTGAACGCCTACGACGCGGGCTGAGGGACTGCCTCGGTACGGATCCACGGTCCACAACCTCGGAGAACGGAGAGAGTAAATGA